A genomic stretch from Picrophilus oshimae DSM 9789 includes:
- a CDS encoding DNA-directed RNA polymerase subunit H: MSKFNVLEHEIVPEHHLVPVEDEDKILSELKTTKEALPKISLTDPAIRALEEALNTKIGENRIIKIIRKSPTAGYYEYYRVTVKGVF; encoded by the coding sequence ATGAGTAAGTTTAATGTGCTCGAGCACGAGATAGTACCAGAGCATCATCTTGTACCAGTGGAAGATGAGGATAAGATTCTTTCAGAGCTTAAAACAACAAAGGAGGCATTGCCGAAGATCAGTTTAACAGATCCGGCAATTAGGGCGCTGGAGGAGGCACTTAATACAAAGATTGGCGAGAACAGGATCATTAAAATTATAAGGAAGAGTCCAACGGCAGGCTATTATGAGTATTACCGTGTGACTGTTAAAGGGGTGTTTTGA